From Quercus lobata isolate SW786 chromosome 1, ValleyOak3.0 Primary Assembly, whole genome shotgun sequence, one genomic window encodes:
- the LOC115954531 gene encoding uncharacterized protein LOC115954531: MEKIYNDAVKRLQEFHSVQVEPLNQAAIPHPTHWLPPPQSVYKLNFDGATFPDMASVGLGVVARDSDGMVIASLSKRITLPPTVEDLEALACRRAVSFAIEIGLWDVVFEGDSEVVIKHLTAEQPCLAAFGHIIDEAGSLSTRLRKVSFSHTKRKGNTVADKLAKLARNLYEPKVWLEDIHSNVMSFVILDRGILPH; encoded by the coding sequence ATGGAGAAAATATATAACGATGCCGTCAAACGTTTGCAAGAGTTTCATTCGGTACAAGTAGAACCACTGAATCAAGCAGCGATACCACACCCAACTCACTGGTTGCCTCCTCCTCAATCAGTTTACAAATTAAACTTTGATGGAGCAACTTTCCCGGATATGGCTTCGGTGGGTCTGGGAGTGGTGGCTCGTGACTCGGATGGCATGGTTATTGCTTCCCTTTCAAAACGTATCACCCTACCACCTACTGTGGAAGACCTGGAAGCACTAGCGTGCAGGAGAGCCGTCTCATTCGCAATAGAAATTGGACTCTGGGATGTTGTTTTTGAAGGCGATTCAGAGGTAGTTATAAAACATCTCACTGCTGAACAGCCTTGCTTGGCTGCATTTGGACACATTATAGATGAAGCCGGCTCCTTATCAACAAGGTTGAGAAAGGTATCCTTCTCACACACAAAGCGAAAGGGAAACACTGTTGCAGACAAACTCGCGAAGCTAGCGAGAAATTTGTATGAGCCAAAAGTTTGGTTAGAGGACATTCACAGTAATGTAATGAGCTTTGTAATTCTTGACAGAGGCATTCTGCCTCATTAA